The following coding sequences are from one Streptomyces angustmyceticus window:
- a CDS encoding 3-hydroxyacyl-CoA dehydrogenase NAD-binding domain-containing protein yields the protein MSTTHPTVAVIGAGTIGLSWAALFAGHGLRVRVTDPRPDLAEAVGAALAEAAPHLARQGLDTAGLADRVRLAGEVTEAVRDADVVQESGPESAAFKRALFARLVREAPSHALLLSSSSALPATTFTDGIDDAGRILIGHPFNPPHLVPLVEVVPGRRTREDSVTRAVAFYRSVRRVPVVERKEVPGFVGNRLQNALSREAVRLVEQGVVGPAELDMIMVNSLGLRWSTVGPFLGAHLGGGPGGYRHMAEHIGPSMRQLGDSSGRPAQTPEQTERLIRAVEDAYGSRSYRDLTGERDRKQLAVLDALEQATADERDQETRP from the coding sequence ATGAGCACCACCCACCCCACCGTGGCCGTGATCGGCGCCGGGACCATCGGACTCTCGTGGGCCGCCCTGTTCGCCGGCCACGGGCTGCGGGTGCGGGTCACCGATCCGCGCCCCGACCTCGCCGAAGCCGTCGGCGCCGCACTGGCCGAGGCCGCCCCGCACCTGGCCCGGCAGGGCCTGGACACCGCCGGCCTGGCCGACCGGGTCCGGCTCGCCGGCGAGGTCACCGAGGCCGTCCGGGACGCCGACGTGGTCCAGGAGAGCGGCCCGGAGAGCGCCGCCTTCAAGCGCGCGCTCTTCGCCCGGCTGGTCCGCGAGGCCCCCTCCCACGCCCTCCTGCTCAGCTCCTCCTCCGCCCTGCCCGCCACCACGTTCACCGACGGGATCGACGACGCCGGACGCATCCTGATCGGCCATCCCTTCAACCCGCCGCACCTCGTGCCGCTGGTGGAGGTGGTGCCCGGCCGGCGCACCCGCGAGGACTCCGTCACCCGGGCGGTGGCGTTCTACCGCTCGGTGCGGCGGGTGCCGGTGGTGGAGCGCAAGGAGGTCCCCGGCTTCGTCGGCAACCGCCTGCAGAACGCGCTGAGCCGGGAGGCCGTCCGCCTCGTGGAACAGGGCGTGGTCGGGCCGGCCGAACTCGACATGATCATGGTGAACTCGCTGGGCCTGCGCTGGTCCACGGTGGGCCCCTTCCTCGGCGCCCACCTGGGCGGCGGCCCCGGCGGCTACCGGCACATGGCCGAGCACATCGGACCGTCGATGCGGCAGCTGGGGGACTCCTCCGGCCGCCCCGCGCAGACCCCCGAACAGACCGAACGGCTCATCAGGGCCGTGGAGGACGCGTACGGCTCCCGCTCGTACCGCGACCTCACCGGGGAGCGCGACCGCAAGCAGCTCGCGGTCCTCGACGCCCTGGAGCAGGCCACCGCCGACGAGCGGGACCAGGAGACCCGGCCCTGA
- a CDS encoding acetoacetate decarboxylase yields the protein MKQHEVTRHHATPLLNPAYPPVVPRFTHREYLNIVYRTDPDALRAVVPEPLEIDEPLVRFEVMRMGDVTGYGPYTECGQAIPVRLGAERGEYLHAMYLDNFAATASGREASAYPKTIGSPALYVDHGALVGVLDYGTIRVATATMGYKHHELDPEEAAAQLTVPTFMLKLVPGYDGTPQVAQLVRTRISEVAVTGAWTGPARLQLDAHVLAPLADLPVREIVSASHLLTDLTLAPVAPVHDYLAR from the coding sequence ATGAAGCAGCACGAAGTCACCCGGCACCATGCCACCCCCCTGCTCAACCCGGCGTATCCCCCCGTGGTCCCGCGCTTCACCCACCGCGAGTACCTCAACATCGTCTACCGCACCGACCCCGACGCCCTGCGCGCGGTGGTGCCCGAGCCGCTGGAGATCGACGAACCGCTGGTGCGCTTCGAGGTGATGCGGATGGGCGATGTCACCGGATACGGGCCGTACACCGAATGCGGCCAGGCGATTCCGGTCCGACTCGGCGCCGAGCGCGGCGAGTACCTGCACGCCATGTACCTCGACAACTTCGCGGCCACCGCCTCCGGGCGCGAGGCGAGCGCCTACCCGAAGACCATCGGCTCGCCCGCCCTCTACGTGGACCACGGCGCGCTCGTCGGCGTCCTCGACTACGGCACGATCCGGGTGGCGACCGCCACCATGGGCTACAAGCACCACGAGCTGGACCCCGAAGAGGCGGCCGCACAGCTCACCGTGCCCACCTTCATGCTCAAGCTGGTACCGGGCTACGACGGAACGCCGCAGGTGGCGCAGTTGGTCCGCACCCGGATCAGCGAGGTGGCCGTCACGGGCGCCTGGACCGGCCCGGCCCGGCTGCAACTGGACGCGCATGTGCTGGCGCCGCTGGCCGACCTCCCGGTCCGCGAGATCGTCTCGGCCAGTCACCTGCTCACCGACCTCACCCTGGCACCGGTCGCGCCGGTGCACGACTACCTCGCGCGCTGA